A region from the Acyrthosiphon pisum isolate AL4f chromosome A1, pea_aphid_22Mar2018_4r6ur, whole genome shotgun sequence genome encodes:
- the LOC115033753 gene encoding zinc finger MYM-type protein 1-like has product MDWRNVIKIVKQHEVSKEHTNCQIVFLRRSNNIGRIDSDLCIQINNEIDYWKNVLKRVIAIIKKLGSRGLPFRGSVEKFGSQNNGNFMICLELISEFDPFLSNHIVQHGNPGSGHTSYLSSTTCDEIITLITTQVTNVIIK; this is encoded by the coding sequence ATGGACTGGAGAAACGTTATTAAGATTGTAAAACAACATGAAGTCTCTAAGGAACATACTAACTGTCAAATAGTATTTTTACGTAGGAGCAATAATATTGGGAGAATAGATAGTGATCtctgtattcaaataaataatgaaatagatTATTGGAAAAATGTGTTGAAACGGGTTATTGCTATCATAAAAAAACTGGGAAGTCGTGGTCTTCCATTTAGAGGTTCCGTGGAAAAATTTGGAAGTCAAAATAATGGTAATTTTATGATATGTTTAGAATTAATATCTGAATTTGACCCTTTTCTAAGCAATCATATAGTTCAACATGGAAACCCGGGCAGTGGTCATACATCTTACCTTTCTTCTACAACATGTgatgaaataattacattaataacaaCACAAGTtactaatgtaattataaaataa
- the LOC100168780 gene encoding 40S ribosomal protein S24: MVANTSTATIRTRKFMTNRLLCRKQMVVDVMHPGKPSPKKTDIREKLAKMFKVLPDVVFVFGFQTCFGGGKSTGFALIYDTLDHAKKFEPKYRLQRHGLFEKKVQTRKQRKERKNRMKKVRGTKKTKVGATSGKK, translated from the exons ATG GTTGCCAATACCTCTACTGCTACAATTCGGACTCGCAAGTTCATGACCAACCGACTGCTATGCAGAAAACAAAtg gttgtTGATGTCATGCATCCAGGAAAACCTTCTCCTAAAAAAACTGATATTCGTGAAAAATTAGCTAAGATGTTCAAAGTTTTACCTGATGTTGTATTTGTCTTTGGTTTCCAAACATGCTTTGGAGGTGGAAAGTCAACAGGTTTTGCTCTTATCTACGACACATTAGATCATGCAAAGAAGTTTGAACCAAAATACAGACTTCAAagg catGGACTTTTCGAAAAGAAAGTTCAGACAAGAAAACAGAGGAAGGAAAGAAAGAACAGGATGAAGAAGGTGCGAGGTACCAAAAAGACTAAAGTTGGTGCCACCTCTGGAAAAAAG taa
- the LOC100166704 gene encoding UPF0671 protein CG14806-like, with product MNNVDSVGPPDPVSNLRPIKYHIPKHESLVERQLRLKRIEVAKWNHEFWTNHNLRFIKEREAYKKCLSDKGISTATADQMSEFYKDFLDRNWKTHMIYNFEWYKKNITIVRLMMNKNMFKAIQWIKIFKF from the coding sequence ATGAACAATGTCGATTCAGTTGGTCCTCCAGATCCAGTATCAAATTTGAGAccaattaaatatcatataccaAAACACGAGTCTTTAGTGGAACGTCAATTGCGGCTTAAGCGAATTGAAGTAGCAAAATGGAATCATGAATTTTGGACTAACCACAACCTGAGATTTATAAAAGAGAGAGAagcgtataaaaaatgtttatccgACAAGGGCATTTCAACAGCCACGGCCGATCAAATGTCTGaattttataaagattttttagACAGAAATTGGAAAACACATATGATTTATAACTttgaatggtataaaaaaaatataacaattgtacgtttaatgatgaataaaaatatgttcaaagcAATTCAgtggattaaaatatttaagttttaa